CTTCCTGATTTTgtactatgattgaaaacatgcttctttggtcttaatttagctaaatttaatcctctcttattaccattcgatgccatgatatctatgttaagtgttttcagagattacagggcaggaatagcttaaaggatggaaaggaagcatgcaaaactagaaggaatacaagaaattgaaggaattgctaatgctgtcaaccctgacctaTTCGCACTCAATCGATTATaatgcgttggaaagctaacatttgGGGCTTCACAACGATATAcaatttgccatagtggccaTACAGCTAGGCGACGCGCATGTGCGCTTGACTCGCATGCGCACATTGGCGAAAAGTCCATCGGCGCGCAcacgcacctggcgcgtacgcacGACATGCACGATGTATTGCAACTACAGAAATCGCCGGCGATTTCTGgactgtttttgacccagtttttggtccagaaaacacagattagagggtGCAGAGTGGGGAAatcattcattcatcattcacttctcattattcacaattttaggttttagatgtagtttttagagagagaggctctctcctctctctaggttttagcatttaggatttctcttctactcttgTTGATTACTCATTGTCATTATTTTAGTTTGTGAACTTTTgatgttagattcaatttccatattaatgcaattgattgtttggattttattatctcttattgcttttctatgtttttatgttaTGCCCTCCAAGTACTTGACAAAATGCttagaaggatgttagagtaggattttatgttcttcgcttggttgagtaattggtaacacttgagttatcaaactcctttgttgattgataattgttatgtttgctgattgattttgaattccactaactctagtcttttcttgaGAGTTGACaaggacttgaggattcatattgatttatccacttgatgCACCTTCATAGTTAAATGGtgaccaagtgggagcaatgaacaattctcatcacaattgataaggataactaggataggatatCCAGtgctcataccttgccaagagccttctTAGCTATTATTtcactttcttgccatttactttccttgtcccttatttcaaaaacccaaaaaacacacttttccataaccaattataagcacacttccctgcaatttcttgagagacgacccgaggtttaaatacttcggttattatttattagggatttgttacttgtgataaccaaaacttttgcacgaaaggattctttgttggtttagaagctatactttcaacgaaaatttatttgtgaattctaaaccttGCAAAAGTCCGttcgtcaaaatggcaccgttgccggggaattgcaaacgtgtgtcttattattggttattgtaaatatttgttttttttcttatttgtaAGTCTTTGCTTGTTTTAGgacttagttacttatttttattagtttttatttttatttgctactatgaattctcaccctgtcgctatgagtttggttccaatgttgttgtagggaatggaagctataacaagaacatgcatcaaggttggaagaatcaaagatgggaggagccacaagaatttaatcaaccctcttggcaacaaccccctccaATGCGCTATAACCAAcaaccattctatgatgcataccaagacaatagttatggtggTCCTTTTCGTGACAACCAACTTCTACCAAATTATTATAGTCAAGAGCCATTCCAGGGTGCGTACCAAGATGATAAATATGGTGGActcccttgtagttaccaacaagccccaacATATGCCtctgaaccccctcctcaacataactttgaaccaccacactcacaagcccctttccaccattcacctccatatgactcTAACCCTTATCCACTATACCAATCGCCCtttgagccatatgaaccatatatggaatcaccccaattccaacccaattactcccaaggaccaccacctccatatacaccatgtccatatccatccaTCCAAGAGCCATATGATCATAATCATGCAATCCGAGagcaacaagaatcaaaggattgTCTCAAAAAAATAGTGGATCAATTTCATTCAACTCTTCATCAACTAGAGCAAGCAATAAACCGATTAGCTTCCCAATGGTTGGATACTCAatgaacccccatggcttcatatggagaatctaatgaagagcGTAGCAGGAAGGAGACACcagaaactccggtggacaaTGAGAGGCATGATtttgtattagaacaattggaagaagctACGCTTGCCAGAGAAGAGGTAGAAGTAGTTGAAGAtctaggagatgctgaacctccatgaaAATCCAGAATTATAGAGTATTCTTCCaataagattgaaattgatATTGAGGAGGGtggtgcacaacctccaaggcatgttcCTTATGAATAATTGGACGAAATAAATCAAGAGGcaagttcccttggtgatgatgAGCATGAATCAAGCCATCCTAGTGATGAACTCGCATCCGCGATTGAACCCCTTGAGTTTAAAGAACCTTCTCCAAGTGAATCTGAAAATGATGTGGAGGTAGACTTTTCTCATCCTCAAACTTATGACTTTCATGATGGGGAAGAATTAGAAGAATTTGATGAGGTTGTAGTTGGAGTTGAAGgggcttgcaaagaggtggaagttgtcaaggAGGAGCTCAAGGGAATGGAGCTGGAAATCACCTTGCCAAAGTTGTTGGAGACCTCTCCcccaaagccatcaccatccattCCTTCATTCAATTGGGTAAATCTTTCATCTCTAAGCTTAATTAGCCAACTTGACTATGATTTGCTTGAGATGGATgggcaacttagagctctttgtggctataagagtaagaggaagatggttagtggtaagagttatcctgcaaggttcaatatggttgaATGCTCCAAGTTGAAGTGCAAAGATTGTTGTAGAGCTCGATTGAATAGGTCTAGAAAGTTGTTTGGAcacttcagtgagaattcaaattgCTTGTCACCCGAATAGAAGcctgaagatcaagaagaaaggGTGATGACCAataaggtttgggaccccggaatacACCTCAACCTTCCTCAATCTTGGAGCCTTATCACTTGTTTACATTTGCTTGGAAGCTTGATGTGCCTAGTTTGGGATTCCGGAGGCTACTGGAattgcaaacattggtggagattcttggacgagttcaagcacaagccgccatgacaaggagctcatcacatgtccaacttaaggactttaactaaaagtagtaggtgggagacaacccaccgtggtatgatcgttctgTTTCCTTCTTAGTTTTGTTTTGTTCTATTTTTATCGGTGTTCCTTCATTCATTCTACATCATCACTTGCATAATGCATCAAAAAAAGGGGAATCAACGTGCCAGCGGCTAGTGCGCGTCCACGTCCTTTGTGGATGCGACATGAGTTAGATTGAGCAGAGAGTGGCGCGGGAGTTGGGCAAGAAATGTGCCTTAGGCACAATCCtaaccacgcgcacgcgtgcgtgCCGTTTCCACTTTGGGCAACCCACGCGTCCGCACCCTTGGCGCGTCCGCGTGGTTGGAAAAATCGGCGTAAAACCCTATTttggccgaaagttgtgctggccTTGCACTGGATTTACGCTAGAGGCACCGCCTCGATCACGCGTTCGCGCACTGGACGCTTACGCGTCCCCTTTCATTTGTGCACATCCGCGTGTCCGCACGCAGTACGTGTGCGCGTCGCATGCACTACCCAGTTCCGTCTTCTTACTTCTTTCTCCCTaactctttcttcttcctttctcactttctttcCCTCCTCTCTCATCCTTATTCCccttctattcttctatttGTTACATTTGCATACTCGCATTCATGGCATTTTAACTTCATTGCttcttttccctttcttttctatATTTGTTGTTCTCgcattggtgttaaaaattttcttactcaactaTTGCatatttcttgcattattttgggtATTCCTTGACTTGTTTGCTATTTAGTTGCCATGCCCTatgcttctattattttctcacttacatgttgtagctactaTGAAGATGAGAACCTTATTATTTGGCACTAGCccacatatattttatttcttttcatatctttgcTTGTGggttcttttccttcctctttctcttctttcaggatggccaccaagagaaaaaaggaaaagtttCTAACTGGAGCAATAAACAAGTGTGCCGCACAATCTTTGGAGAGAAAGCATAAGTTGGAACCACccgtccacttgtacatctctgcatgcaccgaggacggtccaatctttaagtgtggggaggtcgataccgacttccgGTGGTTAGTACTTTCTAACTCAACACCattgtttaaattttctttgttaaattagttgttgtatttgcatgtttgattgcatgtttgtttgattttgtgcatattttactaTTACTTGGTTGAAATGATGAATTCTTCTTCAGGAAACTtcttatagcatttcactaatttgaattaaaatcttttgttaaacttgtttaaagaaattttattttggaacatggtttaaagctcgaacacacaaaactagtgagattttgagcctacactacaagaaaataagccttttgccacgctttaaaagcatgCCGAAAAGTGCAAAAAAGCGTACCGAtagcttttcgccacgctttttgagcTATCGGCACGCTTTTCAAAGGGTCACATCTGCCAGCGTGCCGGTtgctctatcgccacgcttttgtaGATCTATTGGCACGCTTTTTTTGTCGGCACGCTTTCTTTTCTTGCCACgcttaaaagcgtggccataggtcTTAACCTATAGGTACGCTTATAAAGCGTACCGAAAAATGCACGTATCGCCACCCTTTTAAAACGTGCCAGTATGTGTGCTTTGGGTACTCTTTAAAAGCGTACCGATAGCGGAAGATatggctacactttttaaacGTGCCAACAGGATAAACGTATGAAGATATGGGTACGGTCAAAAAACGTGCCAGTAGATGAGGATATGggtacgcttttaaagcgtgccggTTGCCAGGTTATGGCCACGCTTATTAAGTGTGCTTGTTGAgctaaaaattaagaaatagcCACCCTTTTTAAGCGTGCCCATAAGTTTGgtcagaattttttttttatttatcttccTAATATTTCTtgcaaaattcatatataattttaaaattatagaccaaaataaaattatatattttccCATAAAAAAGACATACATATAAAATTGTCACCATAAAAGTAGGTTTTGATGACAAAGTACCAAAAAATAAAGTCATAACAAGTAAATAAGAATTGCCATTCCAACAAATGTCACATATCTACTTCTTTTATATACTTAGTTACAAAATATGAAATTTCATGAGTAGTGTGATCATCCATTATGAGCTCCATTATTTTTATCACTGCCCTGCAGAATTTCAAATAATCTTGTGTTAGTACATGTTATAAAAGCGACTTCAATTAAGTCCAACAAATCCAATTCCAAATCCAAATTGATTAAACATGAAAATGGcaaagcaactttaattaggtCCCACAATCATATTCAGCCATTAGAACAAAAAACACATATCAAACACAAAAGCAAATAGTCCCCTATACATGGTCACAAAAGGAGCTGTTTACACAAGTTTCAAATTATTGGGGCAGAGGAACAAGCATTTACATGAGTAAAAAGGAATGCTATAATTTTGACTAAAAGGAATTAAAAAGTTGACTCGCAGTTAACAagtaattaaaaactaaaaggAATGCTACAATTCACAAGTGCATCATTATCATGCAATTGGTTTAGCTGAATGGTAAGCAACCCATCTGTAACTAAAATTCATATTCCTTTTACCTAGTTAATGCTACACTACCTCAGCCAGCAACATAAAttctcaatcaacaagaatcaatagttctcaattctcaattcaGCCAGTATAAATTCTCAATCAACAAAAATCAAtaattctcaattctcaattctcaattcaGCCAGCAACATAAATTCTCAATCAACACTAATCAacaattctcaattctcaattctGAATTCTCAATTCAGCCAGCAACATaaattctcaatcaacaataatcaacaattctcaattctcaattcaGCCAGCAACATaaattctcaatcaacaataatcaacaattcTCAATTCACTATTCTCAATTCAGCCAGCAACATaaattctcaatcaacaataatcaacaattctcaattctcaattcaGCCAGCAACATaaattctcaatcaacaataatcaacaattcTCAATTCACTATTCTCAATTCAGCCAGCAACATaaattctcaatcaacaataatcaggaattctcaattctcaattcaGCCAGCAACAGaaattctcaatcaacaataataaaaaattctcaattctcaattctcaattcaGCCAGCAACATaaattctcaatcaacaataatcagtaattctcaattctcaattcagccagttctcaattctcaattctcaattcaGCTAGCAACATAAATTCAACATGAAAAACGAAATTCTATAATCTAAATCAAGGGAATGACAATAATACATGGCTAGGACAGTTACTTACATTATCAGACGGTGGAATGTGAGTTGCTTCGGAGGAGTGGGGAGTATTTCTTGGTCTACTACTTGAGGCATCCAAAGGAGAATTTTGGGCTGCTTGCACCAAGGCTGCTACCTCTTCCTCACTCATTCCAGGATTGAGTTGGTGCAACATCACCTTTAATAGACCACAAACACCGTCCATCTTCTTTTCTAGTGAATGCACCTTATCATTATATTCAACCTTCACTTGGCGAATCTCCTCATCCTTTCTAAGAGAGCTTTTTGTAATTGAAGTCCCATAACAACGGAGTCGACCTGGTTGGTCCTTTCCTAGCACTGCTACAAATGCATCCTCATGATTTTCCCCTGCCTCTATGCGGCTTTGAAGTTCATTCTACCAAAAGTAACcagaaaaaaatacaaagtcACATTAACTTAATATAAATACAAATCTATCTAGCATTAAAATTGTACAAATCCAAatagaaatacaaaataactcACAATTGTTGTTTGTGTTTTAGCATCaatttcttttccatttttacTTGTGCGTGTTGCTGTGAAAACTTCAGCCCTTGATGGCTCTTCGTTGTTCTCTTTAGAGTCACGCTGGAGTATGAAGAGAAAATTTTATATGAAGCATACTAAGTAAACAATATAACATGGACATAAAggagaaatcacaaaaaaataatttttgttaccAGCTGCTTGCGCACTATTGCAAAATTTGTGGAACCCATTCGGTGTGGACATGTTTGCTTTGACCTATTTTCAGTATTCTTAACAGACATAGCCTAAATATAAACATGAAAAAGAGAGATTATTCTTAACGGACACAGTTTCTTTCTCTTTGAAAATCACATCACCTTTTTTTGAAATAGCAAGTctaatcacaaaaaaaatcaagGATAGCTAAAAGAAATAGAAGGCATAGCATTACCTTGATAGCAGGAAGACTCCAATACCGAATTAGCTTGCGAAACTGAAATTCAGGAATCTCTAATGGCCGGTTCTTTATCATTTCTTTCTTCGTGTTGTACTTTAAGAAATgttcttttttaatttcacCCTTGTATTTTTTCCATGCACGACAAAATCCCCGCATGACCCACGGCTTTGAACTTATTGGAAGAATAAACTTTTGCTATGCAACACATACATTAGAATGCCAAAGGTTAGCACACACAacataacaaataaataaataaataaataatccaTAAAGGCATATTTACATACATTGGCGTATTCCCACATGCCCTCCTTGATATTATCAGGAACTCCATGCCAACTAGTGTATAGCAAAGTCACAAAACGGGGATTTCTAACTGTTGAACCCAAAAATTGGCCTAGGTTAGCTACGACCTCCTTGGTTGGACCAATAGGCTGCCCTTGTAAAAACTCCACCTCCCGTCGATCATTAAAATCAGTGGCATGAAGTTTTTTGCATAAAGTCTTGCCACGAGTTTTTTTTTAGTGCCTAAGTccaattagaataacagaattTTTACTCAAACTAATTGAAAAGTAATATAAGCTATAATTAGGCAATAAGGGAGATAAGAAAAACTACCTT
Above is a genomic segment from Arachis stenosperma cultivar V10309 chromosome 1, arast.V10309.gnm1.PFL2, whole genome shotgun sequence containing:
- the LOC130976480 gene encoding uncharacterized protein LOC130976480 yields the protein MAENNKARLQAQGPKDPTRKQPITIVEDAFEEQTGAPKKKKKVQPNSLFQECEGIGNNSKAVEKNPQSGNEAMFQPEKNSKTGNKKTVQDDTMDEDDASSNEEGEDTSGLSIESNKKGMSIDMYFKVHGINFEDEEDEEDEEHEEDAANIEGSGGQASNEVRNPRFVTLLYTSWHGVPDNIKEGMWEYANQKFILPISSKPWVMRGFCRAWKKYKGEIKKEHFLKYNTKKEMIKNRPLEIPEFQFRKLIRYWSLPAIKAMSVKNTENRSKQTCPHRMGSTNFAIVRKQLRDSKENNEEPSRAEVFTATRTSKNGKEIDAKTQTTINELQSRIEAGENHEDAFVAVLGKDQPGRLRCYGTSITKSSLRKDEEIRQVKVEYNDKVHSLEKKMDGVCGLLKVMLHQLNPGMSEEEVAALVQAAQNSPLDASSSRPRNTPHSSEATHIPPSDNLN